In Leopardus geoffroyi isolate Oge1 chromosome D1, O.geoffroyi_Oge1_pat1.0, whole genome shotgun sequence, the genomic stretch CTTCCGTTGCCTTCCTGAGTGGCTGCGGGAGATAGAACAATATGCTAGCAACAAGGTCATCACTGTGCTAGTGGGTAAGTAAGGACTAATGAAGAGGGAAATTGGTTTGTGGCCATCAGAGAATTTATAATCACATAATACCCTATGCCCTGGTATCTTCCAGTAATATAGTCTACAGCTATGTAATTCATGCAGTCAACATTCAGTTTCTCCTGAagttgaagagaaaatgaaataggtCATATCCCAAGGTGATGGTTTAGAAaagtaaagtagaaaatattgctgattgatttttctgtcaatgaaggctctagggaagaaggTGGACTGCCATGAGATTTATGTGGGCtgctaaacattaaaaaaaatctagttacaAGATTGTGGAAACTGCTGGTCTAGAAGTAAAACATGTCTTGACAAAGAATTTGTTTTTGAAGCAATTGTTTATTGCCTTAAAAAATGGACTTCGggtaattttttctcttcttacattCATGCTGACTTGAAAAATTCTAATTTCAGAAAGAATCCACTAAAGGAAATTCTGCACTTTGTTTCATCTTGTAGGAGGGTAGAACCTGTTTAGCATGagggaaaagcagaaaacaacCCATGATTTTCTTTTGTGACAAATACACCCATTAGAAAAGGAATTGATGGTTAAAAACTCCTCTTGTGGTgatgaaaaatgttaataatatatgGCTGTTAAAATGTTTACTTCCTAAAAAGGAACATCACTATATATTCTAGCAAGACTTGAATTTTGGAAATCAGGGTAGAGAATCTCAGAAACATTGTTAAGTTACAAATTATGGTTAACAATAAGGTAAGTAAATACTTCTGTAAGCATTATAGCTAGCATACATGTGCCAGAAATCATATCAGAAAATTTATGCGTGATGATTCGTTATTTATAtacaaggaaaccaaggctcagaaaggtgaagCTCTTTGCCTAGGGTTGCACAGCATGTAGGATCAACTTCAAACCCTGTATTTGTCCAGCTGTAATGTTCTGCTTTATAACAAATTGCTGGACTTTTCTTTCAGGCTGCTGGGTTAAGTATCCACCTGTCTATGAGCTAGTACTCTATGCCCATTCCTGAAAACCCTCTTGCACATTGGAGAATGTCTGTCATGAAGCACTTGAAAGCACCCGTCTCAGGACTTGGGCTTTCTTTCTATTTGACAGAAAGTCCTTGAGAACTTGAGCCAAAGCATTattccttgggattctgtctaaagaaattaaatggaaGTTTGATGGGAAATAATTAGTCCACTCAGTATGAAAGAGGCactggcttaaaaaaacaaacaaacaaaaaacctttttattcttgaaaatttcaaacataagcAAAAGTAGAGAAAACAGTATAATGAACTCCCACGAACACATCTCAGCTTATCTTTCATTAGTTCAATGaatatctttaaaagattttttgagaaagagaacctACTCACAATGCCATTTTCACACCTAAAACATATTAACAGTTCTTGAATAGCATCAGAAATTTAGACAATGTTCAGATTTCCTTAATTGactcctacatttaaaaaaaaaaattgtccaaatCAAAGATCCCAATAAGGCTCATATGTTctaattgatttttgtgtcttttaaaaaaaatttttttatgttcattaagttttgaaagagagagagacagagcataagtaagggtggggtagagagagagggagacacagaatctgaagcaggctccaggctatgagctgtcagcacagagcctgatgcggggttcgaactcacgaaccgcaaggtcatgacctgaaccgaagtcagacgctcaaccaactgagccaccctggcgccccgatttttgtgtcttttaattCTCCTTTTATATGTTAGTTATCCCTCCATTTTTCTGCCTTGGAATTTATTTGTTAAAGCATATGTTAATCCTCCAGAGTTTCCATGTCTGAATTTTGCTATTTCACCACTGTAGTgtcatttaacatgttcctcCATCACCTGTACTTCCTGCAGATCTGTAGATAAATTTAGAGGCCTGATCAgattcaagtttttttgttttttttcttagcgAATATACTTCCTATTTGATATTCTGAGGTACAGTTCTCATAGGACAGCTAAGAAAAAtacttgtctcttttttatttcccaatttttaaaataatgagttggTTCCCTATTATCTTCCAAAAGTCACTAcggaaattttatatttttagtattattagAGGTTTAAATATATGCAGTATTTTCTAGGCTCTTGAAATTGTAATTATTGAAGGTCCAAATGTTCCAACTGTGGAGCTGCTTCAGATGGTCTCCTGAGTCCTTTTGACTTCAAGGGTTTAAGGGTGCCAGGCACAACCAGAGCATTTCCTTCCCCggacctggaatcagccattttttcaagacacacatttattattaatgGCAAATTATATTTAGAGGCCACAACCAAAGTGATAAGAATCTTCTGTACTAGTAGCTGGTCATTGTTTTTAGGCTTTTCAGTGGACAgaactaatgtgtgtgtgtgtgtgtgtgtgtgtgtgtgtgtgttgaattctGTAGCACTCACAGGGGTTTGTCTCTTAGGCTCCACTAAGCACTTTTATTCACAAGACTACTATAGGCCATACTTGGCAGGACATTCACTTAGAAGGATTCAGAACAGGAAATAACAGCTTAATAGTAGGTCAGCATCAGGCATTACTCTTCAGTGGAAGTAATCCTCAATAGCAGTCCACATAGCTGTCCAGGGCCTTCCGGACAGTTCAGGTGAGGAAAAAGACTCATGTCAGGCACATGATGGACCTGCCCTGGCCTAGAAGCCTCAACAGGAGCCAGTCTCTCTTGCAACAACTCTACAAACCTGACTTTCAGAGTCTCTTCAAGTGAGGAATCACCACACTACGGGAAGCCCAAAGTTGTGGTTTTCCACTAGGTATTTAtaattcatatgtagaattcCCAGGCCAGATGGAATTTGACCTGATGATAAAAGGTCACTTTTATCATATGCTGTGTTGCCAGGTAACACGGTTGACATATCACTTTTGTCAGGTTTCCAGGAGAACAGAGGtggaacattttttaatgataaaatccATCATGAATTATTCACACTGATACTTGCATTTATAATTCAGGACTGTACAAATTTTACTTaacctcattaatatttttttaattaaaaaaatttaatgtttatttttgagagagagacagagtacaaacaggggagggacagagatagagggagacacagaatctgaagcaggctccaggctctgagctatcagcacagagcctgatgcggggctcaaactcccaaaccatgagatcatgacatgagctgaagctggatgcttaattgagccatccaggtgcccctttaaccTCATTAATCTtatatctctttttcctttttcccatgcCCAAGTCACAGGACCATGACACCAACACAATTACTTATTTGCTTTATCGTCTAATACCCGTATAGCAGCCACAGAATAACAGTACTCACACTACCACCGACAGTACGATTACTACAAGAGTTCAAGGGTTTTTTCCTTCAACTCTTTTTGTCCTTAGGGTATATACCACTGAGGATACATGGTTAAAATACCAGAGAAATAGTTCCTCTCTGTGTGGTTACATGATTTCATGATAAACAGGTTCATTTGTTTCATATTGCTTTCCATTCTTAgggattgctttttaaatttaattttgtattaattatATAGTTTTAATTGCACAATTATGTGAAACATTTCTAAGATTCTGAAGTCAAATCTATTAGACAAAGTGTAGAGACATCTAGTTTCTATCCTTTCCTATCTCCCCAACCTTGCTCCTTTCATGAGTAaccattatctttaaaattaaaatgttggcttattctaacattaaaaaaataaattaagtctgTAAGTGTGCccgtgtgtatttttttttcatcccttttGCTTAAGCAGTTGTATATTATATACCTTTTTTATACTTAGGAAAAAGTAGAACAGTATAGCAGGTATACGCTTAACAGTATATCCTAATGTCTCATTCCATGGCAGTATATAGAGATATTCCTCATTGCTTTCTCCAGTGGCAAATAACTGCATTGTGTGCATGTGCCATACTTCATCAAGCCAGTGGCCAACTGGTGGTCATTTGCGTTTCCAGTTATTTGCCGTTACACACgacactgatattttaaaataaacattccagTAATCACAGCCACATTTGCTCTGCTTTACTTGCCCATCTGTCTGATTTGACTTCAGATTTGAAATTGCATTTTGATGCCTCTGAGCCTGTAAAAAGTCAAGTGATGGTTCCTTCTCTGATTTATCCCTGTTCCAGGCAATAAGATTGATCTGGCTGAAAGGAGAGAGGTCTCCCAGCAGAGAGCTGAAGAATTCTCAGAAGCTCAGGACATGTATTACCTGGAGACCTCGGCCAAGGAATCAGATAACGTGGAGAAACTATTCCTTGACTTAGCGTGCCGCCTCATCAGTGAAGCCAGGCAGAACACACTTGTAAACAATGTATCCTCGCCCTTGCCTGGAGAAGGGAAAAGCATCAGCTATTTGACTTGTTGTAATTTCAACTGAAGGCTGATGCAAGGAGAAGCGAAAGGAATCAGCAGCTGCCCTGATGGGCCCTGAATTGCTGGGCAGATCTGGTGATGACTGTGGCTCCCGCTCTTAGACCCTCTGACTCCTGTGGGATCCAGGGCTTACACAGCATGGCAGGCCAAAGGCTTTGTCCGCAGGCCAGCATTAGCAGAACATACAATGGTTTCACCCTTTCGCAGTCAGGAGTTGGAGCAAGGAGAAAATTGCGCTAGACGCTCCATGATCTGCAGAGCatgttgcttttgttcttttcaaaaagcAAGTAAAAGCGCATTCCTGAACACAGTCCAGGGGGAAATGTACTGTAGGGACCCCTCCTGCACGTCAGTGGGTGCATGTGGGGGCTGTTCTTTAGGGCTTCTGGGGGCCCTGGTTTTCTTGTCTACCAGATAAACCAAAACTGGGAAGGCCAAGTACTGTCTTTGTGGTGCGTGTTGATGACTCCACGGAGACTTTGAAAAGTGTTATTTCTCTTGTCCACAGGCACTTTCAAGAACTTTGGgatgtaaaaatgaaatgaaaccttTACCCCATGACCAACAGTAACAATCATTGGTTTAATAATATATACAAGCCCCATGACTCCTTCTGGTGCTAATGATTCTGCTCTTTCACAGACCAAACATTTTAGTACATTGATGTCCTTAAATgtattatattgaaataaaaaaataataataataagggaagTCCATGAATCAGCACTCTTTCTCAAAGTCTCCTTACTACCTTTTCTAGGGTAGatttcttggaaaataaaatactattccTTTCATGTTCTTTCCCCTCGAAATCTCTaccattttattcttctcttctcccatctTTCCTGCCCTTTAAGTAAATGGAAacactagaaaaatgaaaaaaaaaaatggttgatgATATTCTAATAAAAAAGACTATCTCTAAGACATTATGAGTAGTATGAGAAAACAGACCAGATCTGACCAAAATACTGTGGATTAATGGACTGCAATGCAGAGTTCTAAGCAGAGCACAGTCCTTGATAGCAGGTGACATCTTTTACTTCCTGGTACTATCCATCTTGGACAGACCAAGGCTTAGAATTTTGTACATGTTTTTAGTATGATAAGTGACAATAGCAACAGATGAAAAGTCTCATGAACCATTTTTGTATTGTCAAGAACCTTCGACAGATTCTGCTTGTGGAAGCAGGTGGAGCTGTCATTTGTCACCTCCTTCATGTAGTGATGTTACTCTCAGACTCACGACCATACGTTCtatcttatttcctttcctctgcctttctttcctggtcttctcctcctttcctcttttcctctctcccttcataTGCATGTGTTACTGCAAATCTCCAATTCAAATGGAGGTGTATATGCCTTTACTTAGCCAATTTTAAAACAAGACTCAAAATGGAAGATGTGCTGCTGAATATGTGTTACTAATTTCTTTAGTGCCATACTTTGATGCCTTCCAATTTGTTCACCGATATAAATGCAAATTGGGGAAATAATTAAACCTGTATGCTGTTGATGCTGTCAGATGTTTCTGTAGCTTGCTGCTTAGCATCACTGAGGGCTGAGGAATGGGATAAGGATATGATATGCAATTCTGCTGTTGTTGTCGATGGTGGCAATCTCGGTCCTGATATGTTGATATTTGAaagctatttaattttaaagaaatgagacaTGTGGAGACATGATGTTGATAAAGCATTTCCAGCATTTCTCCAGCAGATTTCAGAGTGACTCATCTTTTGTATAGAGATTATACACATTGTTTAAGGGGTTGATACCTTTGGTTGGCCTCACTGTGTTTGTCCTGGTCCTCTGCATGACAGAAGGAGATCTCAGAAGttcaaattgcttttattttgaatctgtgtctacaggaaagaaaaatcattttaataaacacCAACCAAAATCAGTGATAATTGTTGCTTTTCCCTCCCCATTTCTCCACTAAGCCAGCAACAATAAAAGTATTCAGAAAACAAGCTGATCAAAGTGGGCAGAAgaacttctctttttaaactgTGAGGAAGTATCCCTAAGTGTAGATTTATTGTCTTTCATTTAGGGCAAAAATCTAATTAATATCCCACATCATGATCCCACCTTAGCAGCAAGTGTGTTGAGACTGAAGCTGCTTTGAGAACTCAGATAGGACTTTGTTAGATTGGGCAAATTTGGTCATAAAACAACAGTTTCTAGGGCTACTTTTGCATCTGAAATTCTTATTCCTTAGGGCTCGGTATTCTCTGTCCACCCGTGGCCATACTCATAAATAAGGGGATTAGAAAGTTATGCTCTTGGGCCTTTCCTTCCCTGTTACTCCTCCCAGCCTTTCCGTATCTTACAGTCACCCATCCATGGTCCATAGTGGAGATACATGAGAATTTGAAGCTTTTCTCCATGCCCGACCCCTAGTTGTGTGAAGGCCTTATGGACACTTGCTCACTGACACATTTCAAGTTTGAGAACAATCCCTGACAAtattgtaggtgctcaataaaagctGAATGAAGACTTTGTGCCAAGTGGAGCTTTGCCAGTGAAATAGAAATTTCTCAAATAGAACTTGGGAAAGGGTCGTAATGAAACGTGGTTATCTTAACCTAGACCAAGACCTAAACTTACTGGTTTGCTTACTAGTTGTTATTGCCATGGCAACATTTGCTAAGATGAGccttcttaaataaaaatgaattcttactTAATGGTGGATGAAAGAAAGAGTGCTTTCTCATTAATTTAGTTTGGCTTGGTCTGACTCACACTACCAGAGTCCGTGTCCATTTGCATTTTTGCtgtaatctttttcttctttttaataaagttaCTAAATATAtggcaaaacttttttttcaatttccagtGAAAACACATCATATTCATGTTATGGAGTCAGGTTTGGGAGAATCTGAAATCTAAAAGCTTGCTGatattaatgatattttattatggcTTTCTATAGACTGTATCCTCAAaggattttgtgttttttcctttacCTACATaaggctttttatttctttatatgcttttattatttctaatgtattaatatttaatattgattttgCGGGGCCACTCATCCTTTCTGTGGATTAGAGTAGGCCATTAGCTCTCctggcctttcttttttcctgtcttttctagTCATTTCATGTTACCATCTCTTCCTGAGTAAAGCAGCAAGAATAGAACTAGAAATGAAAGTCAAATGGATTGATTTGACAGTGTGTCAATTTctgaaagaaacatgaaaaccACTGGCCAAAATAATATATCTGAGttagagttatttattttaagcaatttagATTTgttggagagaggaggcagaatcTGACAGAGGACTGGATTCTATTTGTGAATGTATACCTTTGGAGGACACTGGTGACTTCCAGGGTTAGGTCAATGATTTGTCTCATGTACCTTCTTGGCTATTCCACAAGCCTTCCAGATTAAGCATCAAATTTCAGCTAATGAATCATTCTGAATAGATACCAGTTGCAAGTGATTTTGAATTGCTCTTCTGACTAAagtgaaaacatcttttttaataaactaaGCCACATAAGATATCATCatgtaaccagaaaaaaaaaaccctttcatttTCTCCCCCCACATATCAAACCAATGGCTTTAAAGAtagacattttctgtttcttactccTGCAAAACTTGTTACCTTTCATAGCTGTTAGTACTTTAGGGAATACTGCTCTATTAGCTTCTGGAAGAGCTCTTCTAGAGTTTgccctttgttttctttagaatttttttttttttttaactgcaactGGTTCCTTACTCTCCTCAACCATGGTCCTGACAGATGTGTTTTAATGCAACTACAATACTTTTGAGACTTaactaaaaattcaaaaacagtaaaaagacaTGTTTATCTCATCGTTCAGACAAACAGTACTCCACATAAGCAATCAGGTTGAACACTAATTTTGGGATAAGAGAAagttgtgctttcttttcttttttcttttcaaatttaatttctgtCCCATGAGTGTATTTGTGTTTAAAAGGAAAGCTGCCTTCCCTTACATTCGTCACACTATGTAGAAAGCACACTGAATTAAGAAATTATCATCCCTTCAAACACTTAATTAATACAGTGATGTTAGAACAAGAGAGATGACGGTTCATCTTTCCAAAGTCTATTTATTACATTGGAATGCTACAATCATTTTTGAGAGCtatactttgaaattaaaaacaaattgaggCATAACAAAGATGGTgaaggaatttaaaatttaagacattTGAAGAATATTTGAAGGATTTTTGGAAATTTAGCCTGGAAAAGAGAGGAATACGGTTAGTGAATTAGAGCAAGACTCTGGTTCAGAGGGGTTGAATGAGGCCTACTGATTAAGAGCCATAGGACCACAGATTTGGGCTCTATGTCAGGGAGAACTTTCTCAAAAAGATGGTTGACCATGAAAGGCACTGCCTTAGGTAATAGTATCTGTCAAGCAGAGGCTAGATAAGAACTTGGTAAAGATGATGTGGAAAGGATCTCAGCATTAGTTGGAGGTTGGACTAGATGACTTATGAACTTATTAACATAATTCTGTGTTCTAGCACTTTGTCTTTCATATCATGTTCAGTTAAGTATCTTTTGACCCAcagctaatgatttttttttaaaggctttgctGTTCTGCCAGTCCGGGAAGGAGGTTGGTTACATGTTGTTAAGCTAAAAGACTGGCTTGTCATTGTGCCCGAGGGATTGCTTTGTCAGTCCATTCACTCATGTTCAGTTGAAATCACAAACTGGTTCTtgagttaaaaagaagaaaaggtatttttttaatagaagttaCATGAAATCAGGAAAATTAAGTTTTTGTCACTTGCCAAACATAGGCCATGCTCAATTTAGTGAATAACTGGTATCCAGGATTTCAAGCCAGTCCTTTTTAAAGCAGAACAGAATCTTCAGTTAAGTGAACTTCACCAATGTGAAGTTTTGCAGCTTCCATTAGAGATGGGCTGGTATGTTACTGGCATAAAGCAGACCCTAAGATCTATTTTGGCAAAATCTCAGATGACATTTGGTTAGTTGGCTTGATTTTCTTGAAAAAGCGTGatctgtaaattattttattttaatagaaccAAGGCCAAATTACTTCAGGTAGGAAAAGTAACAAAACATGGGTTTTCAAAAATCAGAGATAACCATAAGCAACATTTGCTAATAAAGCCCATGACCAAATGATTCCACCTGCAAAATAACTTGCATCCCTGTTAGGTTGATAGATAGCTTTTCATTAGTGTTTATAAAGTCATTGGTCTTGCATCAGTATGGTGAGAAACACATGAATTTGGGTGAGACTTTCCTTGACTCCTTTAAATAAGAGGTCAGAGCCCAAAAGCTAGCTACCTCTTTAATTGACTTACTGAGGTACCTGAGACAAATTTTTACTTTCCTACTGAATTAGAGCAGAATTTTTAGAGATGTTGTGTTCTAGTTCCTGATGGATTCTTTGGTAGGTTGTAATTTTAACATTTCAGAGAGTGATGTAGAGAGGTGTGTAGAAGGGGGAACACCGGGTTAGGTATGAGGAGTCCTAGTACTGCCATGAATTAGCTGTAACTTTATGCAAAGCACAATCTCTTGAGCATCAGTTTCGTCATCTATGAGAAGACTCATAATACCTGTCaggattattgtgaaaattaGATAAGATAAATTGAAAGGACAATGCTCAGTAAACAGTAAGCACTCATAAATTCTTTTCTCCTTGATTAAAGGCAGACTTGGATGGTCTGATAAAAGTATAAATCcttaggggaaaacaaagaaccctttttaacttcaaagaaaagagcatcattTCTGAAAGGGCATTAAAAGGAAGTCACTTATTTGATCTATATTTCTGCCTTTGGGCATTACTGTTACCCAAgagtctctttatttctttacacACTTCAGGAaaggtattctctctctcttttccaacaGGCAGTTCCAAGGTTGCAAACTCCTCATAATCAGGAAACTTAACATTATTACTGAAATACCTCACAGTGCAATTTGAACCTCTTTCTTCTTGATCCCATTCTCCATGGGAAGAAAAATGGGTTTATCCTATCATCTTTTTAAGGGACTGTGTTTGCCATGCGTTATTGccctttgcctcattttttttccctttaatgacAGTCAGAAAAAGCTCATTAAGGTGATAATCATTATTCCCTTGGGGAATGTCAGGCTAGGTATTTATACTCTCTTAGTTTCTTATTAGTGTCAGATTTAGATCGTAATCTTAGTGTTGA encodes the following:
- the RAB30 gene encoding ras-related protein Rab-30 isoform X2; protein product: MSMEDYDFLFKIVLIGNAGVGKTCLVRRFTQGLFPPGQGATIGVDFMIKTVEINGEKVKLQIWDTAGQERFRSITQSYYRSANALILTYDITCEESFRCLPEWLREIEQYASNKVITVLVGNKIDLAERREVSQQRAEEFSEAQDMYYLETSAKESDNVEKLFLDLACRLISEARQNTLVNNVSSPLPGEGKSISYLTCCNFN